GTCTGGAGACCATGAGTGATTAGAGTCCCATGCAGGATTGTTTGTGAGATTGACTACGTCCGATCCGTCTGTGTTCATAACGAAGACATCGGCACTCCCGTCGCGTTTCGAAACAAACGCGATCTTTCCGCTGGCAGACGACCATCGAGGCATCGTGTCGTCGGCGGCGTTGTTTGTCAGGTTTCTCTGGTTCGCACCCGATTCATCCATCACATAGATCTCGTCATTGCCGTCAATCCAAGTTATGAATATGATGAGTTGCGTCGTGCTCACAGCGTCGTTTGCACGCACTTGACTCACCGATTCGACTGTGGATGCTCGCTTGCATCCACCCATAGTTGACGCAAGCGAAACGACTGCTACGACCAGCGCAACGACTCCCACCCAACGCTCCTTCTTGCCATGCTGCTCAATCATGGTGTCTTGTTCTACCGCGCGATGGTCTAGTGGACGCTCGTGCCCTCGGGCGCCTCGTGCTCTGGCTCTAGCAGGATCGCTGAGCCATCGGTGTCGTCGGCGGCGAGGATCATGCCTTGGCTCTCCAGCCCCATCATCTTGCGCGGCTTGAGGTTCGCGACCACTACGACCTGGCGTCCGATGAGGTCTTCGGCGGAGTACGTGCCTTTAATGCCCGCGATGATCTGGCGCATTTCGTCACCGATCTTGACCTGTATCTTCATGAGCTTCTTGCTCTCCTCGACCGGCTCGGCCTCGATGATCCGGGCGACCTGCAGCTTCACCTTCATGAAGTCAGCGAACTCGATCTCGTCGGGCTGTTCTATAGTCGTTGTCTCTTTCACTTTCTTTTCCTTCTTCTCTTTCGGAGCGTCTTCTTTCTTCTTTTCAAGACGAGGGAACATCGGCACGGGCTGCTCGAGTTTCGTCCCTTCTGGCAGTGATTCCTCCCGGCCGATCTCATCCCATGAAGTCAGCGGAGGCAAGCCGAGTTGCGCGGCGAACGCGTCCGCCGCAGATGGGATGAACGGACGGATCAAACCCTCCGACGCGCGCAGCAGCATCAGCATCGTCCGGATCACCTGCGCCAGCGCCGGGTCGCCGGATTTCGCAAGCGCCCACGGCGCTTTGTCGTCTACGTACTTGTTCAGGAACCGCGCCGCGTCGATCGACGCACCAATCGCATCCTGAATCCGGTGCGTCTCCATCGCCGTTTCGAACTTTTTCTTCGTATCGGATATAGCCGCGATCGCGTCTGCATCGCACGAACCGCCCGGCACGACGCCGCCGACAAACTTGTGCGCCATCGTCAGCGATCTGTTCAGAGCGTTGCCAAGATCGTTCGCCAAGTCCGCGTTGTAAAGACGGTCGATCTCCGTGTAAGTGAAGTTCGTGTCGTTGTCATAAGGCAGCGACTTCGCGAGCGCATAACGCACCGCATCAACAGCCAAACCGGAAGAACAACCCGCGTCCTCAAAATGAGAGATCAGCTCAGAAGACGACAGCACGTTCCCCTTCGACTTGCTCATCTTCGCTTCGTTGAACGTGAACCACCCGTGCGCGATCACGGTCTTCGGCAACGGCAGGTCCACCGCCATCAGCATCGCCGGCCACATCGTCGCGTGGAACCGCGTGTAGATCTCCTTCGCCATCCAGTGGACGTCCGCCGGCCACAGGTCCTCCCAGCCGTCCTCGGGCCAGCCGGTCGCGGCCAAGTAATTAATAACAGCGTCGAACCACACGTAAAGAACCCGTTTCTCGTCGCCCGGCACGGGGATGCCCCAACCGGGGTTCGAGCGAGAGATGCAGATGTCGCGTAGGCCGGATTTGACGAACGATAAGACCTCGTTGCGACGGCCCGGCGGCATCAGGAA
The DNA window shown above is from Armatimonadota bacterium and carries:
- the metG gene encoding methionine--tRNA ligase; this translates as MAKRYYVTTPIYYVNAVPHVGHALTTLVCDVTKRWHRMRGEDVFFLTGTDENGLKVMEAAEEAGETPQAFVDRISQSFIEAFDSLNIEYDAFFRTTSERHKEAVTEFFNRLKANDYVYLDNYEGWYDVSAETFVKESDLVDGKSPDGNEVRRVKEENWFFRLSAFEDRLLEKIEGDPNFLMPPGRRNEVLSFVKSGLRDICISRSNPGWGIPVPGDEKRVLYVWFDAVINYLAATGWPEDGWEDLWPADVHWMAKEIYTRFHATMWPAMLMAVDLPLPKTVIAHGWFTFNEAKMSKSKGNVLSSSELISHFEDAGCSSGLAVDAVRYALAKSLPYDNDTNFTYTEIDRLYNADLANDLGNALNRSLTMAHKFVGGVVPGGSCDADAIAAISDTKKKFETAMETHRIQDAIGASIDAARFLNKYVDDKAPWALAKSGDPALAQVIRTMLMLLRASEGLIRPFIPSAADAFAAQLGLPPLTSWDEIGREESLPEGTKLEQPVPMFPRLEKKKEDAPKEKKEKKVKETTTIEQPDEIEFADFMKVKLQVARIIEAEPVEESKKLMKIQVKIGDEMRQIIAGIKGTYSAEDLIGRQVVVVANLKPRKMMGLESQGMILAADDTDGSAILLEPEHEAPEGTSVH